The sequence ctgcctcagcctcccaaagtgttgggattacagggatgagccatgGCAGCTGCCCCTGCCCTCCTTTTGAAGCCCTACAGCTCCACCCAACAGAGGTCTTATCAGGGCTTCTCATTGAGTAAGCTGACACTGAGCAGCATTGAATATCAGGCCTGCTCAAGCCTGTGGCTTAGAATCTGTGTCTAGATTGGGCAGGGACAAGATTGAGCATCTGGCTGAGCCTACCCTCAGCAGGTTGTGGGCCAGGGGTAGCCAGGCCTGGCTCCCTGTCCCACCTTGCTCCATATCCACAGGTGACAACCAGGGCATCCCCATCATGTCCAGCATCAAGCTGAAAGAGGAGCAGCGCATAACCACCACCTCCCCCTGGATGTTTCCCTCTCGCATGGCGTGGCCTGAGGACCACGTGTTCATTTCTACACCCAGCTTCAACTACACAGGCCGTGACTTCCAGCGCTTCTTTGCAGACCTGCACTTTGAGGAAGGCTGGTACATGTGGCTACAGTCACGTGACCTCCTGGCAGGACTCCCAGCACCTGGTGTGGAAGTATACTGTCTTTATGGCGTGGGCCTACCCACGCCCCGCACCTACATCTACGACCACGGCTTCCCCTACGCGGATCCTGTGGGTGTGCTCTATGAGGATGGTGACGACACGGTGGCGACGCGCAGCACCGAGCTATGTGGCCTGTGGCAGGGCCGCCAGCCACAGCCTGTGCACCTGCTGCCCCTGCACGGGATACAGCATCTCAACATGGTCTTCAGCAACCTGACCCTGGAGCATATCAATGCCATCCTGCTGGGTGCCTACCGCCAGGGTCCCCCTGCATCCCCGACTGCCAGCCCAGAGCCCCCGCCTCCTGAATAAAGACCTTCCTTTGCTACCGTAAGCCCTGATGTCTATGTTACAGGTTGAAGGGAGGCACTAGAGTCCCACACCAGGTTTCACTCCTCACCAGCCACAGGCTCAGTGCTGTGTGCAATGAGGCAAGATGGGCTCTGCTGAGGCCTGGGACTGAGCTGGGCACCCTAGATGTGCAGCTGCCCACTCTTCTGGTCAAGCTGTTGAGGCAGTGTGCACCATGCCTGCCTCTGTGCTGGGCGTGGGGACTGGAGCtggctccacctgcagccctgtcAGAGGAGCACGGGGCAGGGGGGTTTGGGGGGACAATTTGAGCTGTCTCTTCCAGCTCCCAAAAGGGCAGGTGAGACAACCTTTTGAGTGCTGGATGAATGACAGGGCCACAAGAGtttagaggccgggcacggtggctcacgcctgtaatcccagcactttggaaggccgaggtgagcggatcacttgaggtcggaagtttgagaccagcctgaccaacatgcagaaaccccatctctactaaaaatagaaaattagccgggcatgatggtgcatgcctgtaatcccagctactcgggaggctgaggcaggagaatcgtttgaacctgggaggtggaggttgcagtgagctgagatcatgctattgcactccagcctgggcaacaagagcaaaactccatctcaaaaaaaaaaaaatttttttttttaattagccaggtgtggccacACCTGTGGTCAaatctactagggaggctgaggtgggaggattgcttgaagctgagaggcagaggtttcagtgagccaagagcaaCGGCAAGACCTTGTgtcaaagaaaaaccaaaaacgtaaaataggccaggcacagtggttcatggtTGTAagcctaggactttgggaggctaaggagggtggatcgcctgagttcaggagttcaagaccagcctgggcgacacggtgaaaccccatctctaacaaaaaaaaatacaaaatattagccagacatggtgtgtgcctgtggtcccagctactcaggaggctgaggtggaagagtgctcgtgcctgggaggcagaggttccagtgaaccgagatcacaccactgtactccagcctgggcaacagagtaagaccccatctcaaaaaaaaaaaattaaaataaaccctTTGAGACGGggtctattgcccaggccggagtgcaatggtatgatccatactcactgcagcctcgaactcctgggcttccaaagtgctgggattacaggtgtgagccaccaggcccagactGCTGAAGGGTTTAAACCAGAGAAAGAGTGTGACCAGATTTCCAATTTAGAAAGACCCGCTCTCTGCAGGGTAAGGTGTAGCCTGAGGTGGGGGGCAAGAATTGCAAGGTAACCAGGGAGGCCAGTGCAATGTCCAGGTGGGAGAGGATGCTAGCTGAGATGAGAAGTGCTAGGAAAAAGATGTGTGCAGACAAGAGTTCACTGGGGAGGTGAAATAACAAGGCTTGGCCATGAATGGAACCCAGCACCCATGGTGCCCCTCTTGAGAGAGGGAAGATGGCACCTGAGACGGAAGATGGAAAGACCAGGGTCCCTGTGACTGAGGACTGAGCCTCTGTTTGAGGTTTCGCGGAGGAGTAAAGGCAACAAAAGAGGCGAGAGTTGGAAGAAAGGTGACAAGGAACAAAAGTCAGCTATGCCTGATGCTACTGGGTGGCCAGCAACAATGCAGACTTGGCCAAGGCTCTGAGAGCTTTACTATGCTGGGACTGGAGGTCAGAGTTGAGGCTAGGGTAAGAGCAAGCGGCTCAGATGGAGGGGGAGGAGGACCTGAATAATGTCCAGAAGGGAAGAGATTTGTCCCTCTCTCCAACAGAGGACCCAGTGAGCAGCACAGAGGGCACAGCAAGGGACATCATCCGGTTCCCCAAATGCTCAGAGCCACAAGCAAAGCCGAAAGTGAAAGACAAGATGCAGAAAATCGCCACGGGCCTTTGAGGAAGGGTAAAGGCGAAAGCGAAAGCAGGAAGGACAGACGTGGAGCCTAGCAGAGGACTTTTTAGCTCCTCACTGGCCCCGCTTGTCTGACCGACCCATCCGCCCGCGACCCCTAATCCGCTCTGCCTGCCCCAAGATGCTGAAGCCAGCCCTGGAGCCCCGAGGGGGCTTCTCCTTCGAGAACTGCCAAAGGTGAAGCGGGGCCGCGGGGGGCGGTCACTCCTGAGCCGCCTCTGCTTGGTCGTGGCCTTTTTtcctggctgggggtgggggagggtgtgTTGGGCGACTTGGGTTCCAGGCTTACCCCGGAAGATGAGGGAGACGGGGACCAGGTTAGCGGAAGCAACAGGGGTCTTGAAAGCAGAGCCGAAACCTGGGCGCCCTCCTCCGTTTCCAGAAATGCATCATTGGAACGCGTCCTCCCGGGGCTCAAGGTCCCTCATGCACGCAAGACCGGGACCACCATCGCGGGCCTGGTGTTCCAAGTGAGCAGCGGGGAGGGACGGGGAGCTGGAGGGGAGCCGGGGGTATCGAGCAGGCACTGAGGCTGCGgtccctccctctcctcaggaCGGGGTCATTCTGGGCGCCGACACGCGAGCCACTAACGATTCGGTCGTGGCGGACAAGAGCTGCGAGAAGATCCacttcatcacccccaaaatctAGTGAGACTCCCCAGCCCAGTTCCCGCATGCAAAAAAGAACGGCCCCCTCGTTCCCACTCCGGTCCCCGAACGTCCCAGCCCTGCTCACACCGATCCTCCCTTTTCCCTCAGCTGCTGTGGGGCTGGAGTAGCCGCGGACGCCGAGATGACCACACGGATGGTGGCGTCCAAGATGGAGCTACACGCGCTATCCACGGGCCGCGAGCCCCGCGTGGCCACGGTCACTCGCATCCTGCGCCAGACGCTCTTCAGGTGAGGGGGCGGGGCTAACAGGACCCCAGTAGGGGTCGTTGCGGGGTCGGGGCCAATGGAAGGCGGGACAGAAAGAAGGGCGGGGCCGCGACGGCCCAGGTGACCGGAAGAGGCCGGCCCAACAGAAGCTGGGCTACAGGAAAAGGCGATGTCAGTCATCGGGCGCCAGGCCACAGGAAGGGGCGGGGACAGCACCTAGGGGCGGGGACAGCACCTAGGGGCGGGGACAGCACCTAGGCGCGGGGGCATAGAGGGGCGGGGCCTAGGCCCCTGCTTGTGGCCGACCC comes from Symphalangus syndactylus isolate Jambi chromosome 11, NHGRI_mSymSyn1-v2.1_pri, whole genome shotgun sequence and encodes:
- the LCAT gene encoding phosphatidylcholine-sterol acyltransferase isoform X2, giving the protein MCYRKTEDFFTIWLDLNMFLPLGVDCWIDNTRVVYNRSSGLVSNAPGVQIRVPGFGKTYSVEYLDSSKLAGYLHTLVQNLVNNGYVRDETVRAAPYDWRLEPGQQEEYYRKLAGLVEEMHAAYGKPVFLIGHSLGCLHLLYFLLRQPQAWKDRFIDGFISLGAPWGGSIKPMLVLASGDNQGIPIMSSIKLKEEQRITTTSPWMFPSRMAWPEDHVFISTPSFNYTGRDFQRFFADLHFEEGWYMWLQSRDLLAGLPAPGVEVYCLYGVGLPTPRTYIYDHGFPYADPVGVLYEDGDDTVATRSTELCGLWQGRQPQPVHLLPLHGIQHLNMVFSNLTLEHINAILLGAYRQGPPASPTASPEPPPPE